Proteins encoded in a region of the Vicia villosa cultivar HV-30 ecotype Madison, WI linkage group LG5, Vvil1.0, whole genome shotgun sequence genome:
- the LOC131605138 gene encoding uncharacterized protein LOC131605138 produces the protein MSVLVNGIPTKEFVVGRGLRQGDPISPFLFVLAAEGLTRSARRTKELGEFSCFNVKSSCKVYFLQFADDTLMVENGGSPFSKSRFQFVRRLRKSKAILCGEDWKTKGVFIGFGGRKFVRRSLRVAWKDILRARYNGFLSVIFTGAGASGRGPKFSSWWKDLVVLERKNCPENQSLKELFLAMFASSSYKYATVAEMGGFSLNRWFWGDLGLEGLLSTKFRAYQYALRAVLDQVSPIAKVADSVFWRPNGLK, from the exons ATGTCTGTTTTGGTGAATGGCATCCCGACTAAAGAATTTGTGGTGGGAAGGGGTCTGAGGCAAGGCGATCCAATCTCCCCTTTCTTGTTTGTGCTTGCGGCTGAAGGTTTAACTAGATCGGCAAGAAGGACTAAGGAGTTGGGTGAGTTTTCCTGTTTCAACGTTAAGAGTTCGTGCAAGGTATACTTtctacaatttgcggatgacactttgaTGGTGGAAAATGGCGG CTCTCCTTTTTCAAAGAGTCGGTTTCAGTTTGTAAGAAGATTACGAAAATCCAAAGCAATTTTATGTGGGGAGGATTGGAAGACAAAAGGTGTATTCATTGGATTCGGTGGGAGAAAGTTTGTTCGTCGTTCGTTAAGGGTGGCTTGG AAGGACATTCTTAGAGCAAGATACAATGGTTTTCTATCTGTTATTTTTACTGGAGCGGGAGCGTCGGGGAGAGGGCCAAAGTTTTCTTCTTGGTGGAAGGATTTGGTGGTTCTAGAAAGGAAGAATTGTCCCGAG AACCAGTCGTTGAAGGAGTTATTTCTGGCCATGTTTGCTTCCAGTTCCTATAAGTACGCGACAGTTGCGGAAATGGGTGGGTTTTCTTTGAATCGTTGGTTTTGGGGAGACTTAGGTTTGGAAGGCCTGTTATCTACCAAGTTTAGGGCATATCAGTATGCCCTTCGGGCTGTTTTAGATCAGGTTTCGCCGATAGCAAAAGTTGCGGATTCCGTTTTTTGGAGGCCTAACGGTCTTAAATAA
- the LOC131605139 gene encoding uncharacterized protein LOC131605139, translating to MKERRRKNCIDSLPPPYGTVNSEEGVKEEVRRLFSDEFVETDFDKPTLDGINFNSMTVVDKELLEASFLDVEIKEVVWSFEGSNSSGPNKYNFFFIRKCWKFLKKDFYKFFNDFHGGSDVFFKATISSFLTLIPKKYNPSNLDDYRIIFLVGCLYKALTKLLGIRLKYVVLAKLVSHCQSAFVLGRHLLDDVLVANAEVDFALKEKKSYLLYKVDFKKSYDKVSCYYLKYVLVRIGFRDK from the coding sequence ATGAAGGAAAGGAGACGCAAAAATTGTATTGATTCTTTACCGCCGCCTTACGGGACAGTGAACTCGGAAGAAGGGGTTAAGGAGGAGGTTAGGAGGTTATTTTCAGACGAGTTTGTGGAAACTGACTTTGATAAGCCAACTCTTGATGGTATCAATTTTAATTCTATGACTGTTGTGGATAAGGAGTTGTTAGAGGCATCTTTCTTGGATgttgaaatcaaggaagttgtgTGGAGTTTTGAAGGATCTAATAGCTCGGGGCCAAACaaatataatttctttttcaTTCGGAAGTGTTGGAAGTTCCTCAAAAAGGatttttataagtttttcaaTGACTTTCATGGAGGATCCGATGTTTTTTTCAAAGCGACCATCTCTTCTTTCTTGACGCTCATTCCTAAAAAGTATAATCCCTCAAATCTCGATGACTATAGAATTATTTTCTTGGTAGGATGTTTATATAAGGCTCTTACTAAACTTTTAGGGATTAGGCTCAAATACGTTGTGTTGGCAAAGTTGGTGTCTCATTGTCAAAGTGCATTTGTTCTGGGTAGGCATTTGTTGGACGATGTTCTCGTGGCTAATGCGGAGGTGGATTTTGCtttgaaggagaagaaaagttATTTGTTATATAAGGTTGATTTCAAAAAATCTTATGACAAAGTAAGTTGTTATTATCTTAAATACGTCTTGGTCAGAATAGGATTCAGGGATAAATGA